The Gammaproteobacteria bacterium genome includes the window CGCGGATTTCTGTATAGCCGCGACTGCGCTGGAACGATGGTTAGCGGCGGGCTTTTGCGGCGGGCCTGCAAGACGGTATTCACCGGCGCCTCCGACAAGTCGGCGCCGGCAAACACCGTCTTCTCTCCCGCCGCACCAATCCCGTTTTTCGAGCCTGTCTGCTATGGCATCTGGCTGGTGCTGTCTGGCGACCAACGTCGCGACTGATGGTGGGTTGGCAGGGTAAAAGGAGTCGAACCGGCCGGAGCCGTTTCGACGATTGTTTTATGTTGTGGCAGCGGCTTCAGCCGCGACTACTTGCGACAGGTACTTCTGGCGAGCGGCCCTGGCTGCGACTGCTGGCGATCGCGTCGCGGCTGATAGTGGGTTGGCAAGGTAAAAGGAGTCGGACCGAGGGGCGGTTCGACGGTTATTGATGGCCAGACTGAACCCGCAGGGTGGCGATGTCGGTCCGCAATAGCGGACAAGCTGCGTCCTTCGGACGTCAGCTTCATCCGCATTCGTGGTATTGCCTAGGTGGTGAAGAAGCCCATCTTGACACCGGCCAGTTCAATCACGTCGTTGTCGACCAGCTTGCGTGCCTGAGGTCCAATGGGTTTGCCGTTCACGATCGGGTAGTTGCCGGCCTGGCCGCTTTCGACATGGACGACAAAATAGCCTTCGGCCCGTCGGGTAATGGCTGCCACCTGCACGCCAGGGCGTCCCAGCGTAGTGAGCGCCTTGATCAGCGACAGCTCCTTGCCGGCGAATGCGCCGCTCAGGACCTGCAGCTTGGCGGTCGGCAGTGCCTTGCGTTCGGCTGTCGACGCGGTCGTCGGCGCCGGGGCGGCTGCGGGCGCGGCATCACGATCTACAGTAGCTGTCGACGCATGGGTAACTTCCGGCGCGCTTCCCGGCAGGGGTACGCCCGCCAGGGCGCCTGCCGGAGCACCGGACTGGGCCACAGCCTGGTGAATTTCTTCCTCGCTCGGGCCACCGGTCATCCCCGGGCGGATGATCATGGTCTTTTCAAATTCGTCGTCGCCGGTCTGCTCACTTTGCTCGTCTACAAAACGCAGCTGATGATGACCGATGGTGATGACGTCGCCATGCTGGAGCGCATGCTTCTTGATCAGCTTGCCATTGACGTAGGTGCCATTGGTGCTGTTCAAATCCTCGAGGAACGAGTCATTGAGGATATTGATGACCAATGCATGGTGACCACTAACCGCGGGATTATCGATACGCACGTCATTGTCCGGCAAGCGGCCAATCGTGTATCGCTCTTTGTTCATGTTGTACTCGGCGAGAACCTGCCCGTCGAGACTCAGCAGCAACCTAGCCATTTCGCTCTCTTCTGGTCGAAATTAGTTGAACAAACTGGAAATCTTGCCGAACAGGCCTTTCGACGCTTCGAAAGACTTCAACACCCGGGCCAGCACCACCGACACGTTATCACGTCCGCCGTTGTCGTTGGTCAGCTGCACCAGCTGCTTACCGATCATGTCAAGATTACCATTAAAAGTGCTGATAGTTAAGTGAATATCTTCGTCGTCCACCATGTCGGACAGACCATCTGAGCACAGCACATACAGATCGTCAGGCCGGACCGACTCCTCGTTTACCTCCACCTCCACGGTGGGTTCGATGCCCAGCGCCCGCGTCACATAGTTGCGATTGAGCGAGCGCTGCGCCTCTTCAGGAGAGTAAAACCCGCGATCCACCAGCTCCTGTAGCAGCGAGTGGTCCTGGGTGATCTGCTGGAACTGGCGATTCCGCAGACGGTAGATTCGTGAATCGCCAACGTGCGCGACCGAGACGCGGTTGTCGTAAAACAGGCAGGCAACAATGGTCGTGCCCATGCCTTCGCACTGTGGCTGGCTCTTCGATGTCTGGTAGATAATCTTGTTGGCCCGCAGGATGGAATCACGCAGGATAATCGACTGCCGGCGCAGGCCGGTGGTCTTGTCGATTTCGTTGCGGTTCTCGCGTTTCAAACCCTGTCGCACCATATCTACCGTTGTCTTGACGGCCATGCCGCTGGCGACTTCGCCGGCGTTGTAACCGCCCATTCCGTCGGCCAGCACCAGCAGGCCGACATCGAGATCCGAGCCGACGGCGTCCTCATTGTGCTCGCGCACCTTGCCGGTATCGCTCAGCTCGATGATTTCAATTTTTCCCTTCAAACTGCCTGCCATCGGTCTATGCAGCCATCTCTGTGCAGCATTCGCGCAGCGCTACCGCCAGTTCGGCGCCGGTCTCAAAGCGTACATCCGGGTCCTTGTCCAGCACCCGCTCAATAATTTCTGCCAGTGTTTCGGGCAGATCAGGGCGCACTACGCCCAGCGGCGTAGGCGCCTCGTTGGTGATCTTGAACATCAACGTCGCCATCGAGTCAGCCCGGAAAGGCAATTGTCCTGTAAGTAGTTGATAGAGCGTAACACCCAGCGAGAACAGGTCTGAGCGCCCGGTCACAGTTTGCCCGGAGAGTTGCTCCGGACTCATATAGGACGGTGTGCCCAACACGATGCCGGTCTTGGTCTTGCTCGAGTCAGTAATACGGGCAACACCGAAGTCGGTGATTTTGACGTCATCCGTTACCGGGTCGTACATGATGTTGGCCGGCTTGATGTCGCGATGAACCACGCCCTCCTTGTGGGCGTAGCCCAGCGCTTCGGCTGCGCGGGAAATGATCTGCAGCACCTTATCGGTCGGCAGCAGCCCGTCAGGCCGGGTGTGGCCGTTCAGATGCTCGCCCTTCAGGAACTCCATGGCGATATAGGCCAGGTCATGTTCTTCGCCGGCGTCATACACCGTGACGATATCGGGGTGATTAAGCCGACCGGCTGACTCAGCCTCACGGAAGAACCGGTCTTTGGCTGTTTGCAGTTCGTCGTCGTCGAACTCTTCGGACAAGGCAATTGTCTTGATGGCAACAACGCGGTTGATCTTGGGATCGCGTCCCAGGTACACGGTGCCCATTGCGCCCTTGCCGATTTCCTTCTCCACGACGTAGCGGCCAAGCATCGGGTTGGTCACGCCATCCTGCGACAGCAGCAGACTGGGTGGGCGTGAACTGCTGCCTATGCCCAGCATCACGGTGCTGTCCATCGACTGGCTACGCTTGAGCCGGTCGCCCACGTCGCGATAATCCGGATCATGCTGGTGAATGTGGCCGTAGACGGCCCCGGCCTTGTTGAACTGACGCTTGCGCTCGTAGTCCAGCGCCAGGTTGTACAGCACTTCCGCCATGCCATCGTCCATCGGGCACTTGCGGAATTTTTCGAAGGCCATGTCCAGCTGGCCCT containing:
- a CDS encoding Stp1/IreP family PP2C-type Ser/Thr phosphatase, whose product is MIELSDTGKVREHNEDAVGSDLDVGLLVLADGMGGYNAGEVASGMAVKTTVDMVRQGLKRENRNEIDKTTGLRRQSIILRDSILRANKIIYQTSKSQPQCEGMGTTIVACLFYDNRVSVAHVGDSRIYRLRNRQFQQITQDHSLLQELVDRGFYSPEEAQRSLNRNYVTRALGIEPTVEVEVNEESVRPDDLYVLCSDGLSDMVDDEDIHLTISTFNGNLDMIGKQLVQLTNDNGGRDNVSVVLARVLKSFEASKGLFGKISSLFN
- a CDS encoding FHA domain-containing protein, encoding MARLLLSLDGQVLAEYNMNKERYTIGRLPDNDVRIDNPAVSGHHALVINILNDSFLEDLNSTNGTYVNGKLIKKHALQHGDVITIGHHQLRFVDEQSEQTGDDEFEKTMIIRPGMTGGPSEEEIHQAVAQSGAPAGALAGVPLPGSAPEVTHASTATVDRDAAPAAAPAPTTASTAERKALPTAKLQVLSGAFAGKELSLIKALTTLGRPGVQVAAITRRAEGYFVVHVESGQAGNYPIVNGKPIGPQARKLVDNDVIELAGVKMGFFTT